From one Microbulbifer sp. A4B17 genomic stretch:
- a CDS encoding RluA family pseudouridine synthase, with translation MRNYNPPLKPFLSILYEDEALLVLEKPSGLLSVPGRSADHKDSLASRAQSLYPDALTVHRLDMDTSGLIVMARSAEVHKALSILFQNREVEKIYYARVWGVPENVSGEVDLPLICDWPNRPRQKVDFSEGKPSLTRWERVSSSENSSLIRLMPVTGRSHQLRVHMQAIGHPILGDPFYAHPDALKGASRLLLHASELNFSHPTSGEALFFTSELPGEFVIE, from the coding sequence GTGCGGAATTATAATCCCCCCCTGAAACCATTCCTCTCAATACTGTATGAGGATGAAGCACTACTGGTTTTAGAAAAACCTAGCGGGCTTCTCAGTGTTCCGGGAAGAAGCGCTGATCATAAAGACAGCTTAGCTAGTCGAGCGCAATCACTATATCCAGATGCATTAACTGTCCATCGATTGGACATGGATACTTCAGGACTAATCGTAATGGCGCGCAGTGCCGAGGTGCACAAGGCGCTGAGTATTTTATTTCAAAATCGTGAAGTTGAGAAAATCTACTATGCGCGAGTATGGGGTGTGCCTGAAAATGTAAGTGGTGAAGTGGATTTACCGCTTATTTGTGACTGGCCAAATAGGCCAAGGCAAAAAGTGGATTTTTCCGAGGGCAAGCCATCCCTGACTCGTTGGGAGAGAGTCTCCAGCTCTGAAAACAGTAGTTTAATTCGACTTATGCCAGTTACTGGACGCTCCCACCAACTCCGTGTGCATATGCAGGCAATAGGACATCCGATACTGGGAGACCCCTTTTATGCCCACCCCGATGCGTTGAAGGGAGCTTCGAGGCTATTATTACATGCCAGCGAATTGAATTTTTCTCACCCTACAAGCGGAGAAGCGCTATTCTTTACTAGCGAGTTGCCCGGAGAATTTGTAATTGAATAA
- the metF gene encoding methylenetetrahydrofolate reductase [NAD(P)H]: MKDSIRISFEFFPPKTPEGREKLYKTREALQAFNPEFFSVTYGAGGTTRETTSSIVTNMRRDGISIAPHLSFGGDNEETILGLLNEYKEAGINRIVALRGDMPSGMGAVAQLVYANELVAFIRRHTGDQFHLEVAAYPEIHPESNSYDDDIRYLKGKFEAGANSALTQYFYNPDSYFYFIDQCEKAGIDAPIYPGIMPIANFANLVRFSRNCGAEIPRWLVKRMESFRNPEDIRKLGLEVVTDLCETLLEGGAPGLHFYTMNQDAIVTKILKSLKL; this comes from the coding sequence ATGAAAGACTCCATTCGCATAAGTTTCGAATTTTTCCCTCCCAAAACGCCAGAGGGTCGCGAGAAACTATATAAAACTCGTGAAGCGCTGCAGGCATTTAACCCTGAATTCTTCTCTGTAACTTATGGTGCCGGTGGTACCACAAGAGAGACAACGTCGAGTATTGTGACCAATATGCGACGGGATGGTATTTCAATTGCCCCTCATTTATCGTTCGGCGGTGATAATGAAGAGACAATACTGGGTTTGTTAAATGAATATAAAGAGGCGGGAATTAATCGAATAGTTGCACTGCGCGGTGATATGCCATCGGGCATGGGTGCAGTGGCGCAACTGGTTTATGCGAATGAATTAGTCGCCTTTATTCGACGACATACCGGCGATCAATTTCATCTTGAAGTAGCTGCCTATCCAGAGATCCACCCGGAGTCGAATAGCTACGATGATGATATTCGGTATTTAAAAGGTAAATTTGAGGCAGGTGCTAATAGCGCACTGACTCAATATTTCTATAACCCAGATTCCTATTTCTACTTTATTGATCAGTGTGAAAAGGCGGGTATCGATGCGCCCATTTATCCAGGCATTATGCCGATAGCTAATTTTGCCAACCTTGTGCGTTTCTCTCGCAATTGTGGTGCGGAAATTCCGAGGTGGTTGGTTAAGCGCATGGAAAGCTTCCGTAATCCTGAAGACATTCGAAAGCTTGGATTAGAGGTTGTTACCGACCTCTGCGAGACCTTATTAGAAGGGGGGGCGCCGGGTTTACATTTTTACACAATGAATCAGGATGCAATCGTTACTAAGATTTTGAAAAGCCTCAAGCTTTAA
- the ahcY gene encoding adenosylhomocysteinase, whose product MSTEFKDYKIADISLAEWGRREIEIAEGEMPALMTLREKYRAEQPLAGARIMGCIHMTIQTAVLIETLVALGAEVRWSSCNIFSTQDHAAAAIAARGIPVFAWKGETEEEYEWCLERTIGADVAGWQPNIILDDGGDLTELLHREYPQLLDACHGVSEETTTGVHRLQDMLREGTLKIPAINVNDAVTKSKNDNKYGCRHSLNDAIKRATDHLLSGKRALVIGYGDVGKGSAASLRQEGMIVRVSEVDPICAMQACMDGFELVSPYIDGVNTGTAEGINKQLLANTDLIVTTTGNVNVCDAHMLSALKSGAVVCNIGHFDNEIDTAFMRENWEWQEVKPQVHKVVRNSETNDHLLLLSEGRLVNLGNATGHPSRIMDGSFANQVLAQIHLFKEKFADLPADQKTSALYVKVLPKHLDEEVARYMVEGFSGVITRMTEQQANYIGVSVEGPFKPESYKY is encoded by the coding sequence ATGAGCACTGAATTTAAAGATTACAAAATCGCGGATATTTCCCTGGCCGAGTGGGGGCGCCGTGAAATTGAAATTGCAGAAGGTGAAATGCCGGCGCTGATGACTCTGCGTGAGAAATATCGTGCAGAGCAGCCGCTGGCGGGTGCCCGTATCATGGGCTGTATCCATATGACGATCCAGACTGCGGTGCTGATCGAAACCCTGGTCGCACTGGGTGCTGAAGTTCGCTGGTCCTCCTGTAATATTTTCTCCACCCAGGATCACGCCGCTGCCGCCATTGCTGCGCGCGGAATCCCTGTATTTGCCTGGAAAGGTGAAACTGAAGAAGAGTACGAGTGGTGCCTTGAGCGCACTATTGGTGCCGATGTTGCAGGCTGGCAACCCAATATTATTTTGGATGACGGTGGCGACCTCACCGAGTTGCTGCACCGCGAATACCCGCAACTTCTCGATGCTTGCCACGGTGTGAGTGAAGAGACCACCACCGGCGTACACCGCCTGCAGGATATGCTGCGCGAAGGCACCCTGAAGATTCCTGCGATCAACGTTAATGACGCTGTGACCAAGAGCAAGAACGACAACAAATACGGCTGTCGCCACAGCCTTAACGACGCCATCAAGCGCGCCACTGACCACCTGCTCTCTGGTAAGCGAGCGCTGGTTATTGGTTACGGCGACGTAGGTAAAGGTTCTGCAGCATCCCTGCGCCAGGAAGGCATGATCGTACGGGTTTCTGAAGTGGACCCGATCTGTGCGATGCAGGCTTGTATGGACGGCTTCGAGCTGGTTTCCCCCTATATCGACGGTGTTAATACCGGTACTGCTGAGGGTATTAACAAACAGCTGCTGGCCAATACAGACCTGATCGTTACTACAACCGGTAATGTGAATGTTTGCGATGCCCACATGCTTTCCGCCCTGAAGAGTGGTGCGGTGGTTTGTAATATTGGTCACTTCGATAATGAAATCGACACCGCCTTTATGCGTGAAAACTGGGAGTGGCAGGAAGTTAAGCCGCAGGTACATAAGGTGGTTCGCAATAGCGAAACCAATGATCACTTGCTGCTGCTGTCTGAAGGCCGCCTGGTAAACCTTGGCAACGCTACTGGCCACCCGAGCCGCATTATGGATGGCTCTTTTGCCAACCAGGTTCTCGCCCAGATCCATTTGTTCAAAGAAAAGTTTGCTGACTTACCAGCAGATCAAAAAACTTCAGCGCTGTATGTAAAAGTACTGCCCAAGCACCTGGATGAAGAAGTTGCACGCTATATGGTTGAGGGTTTTAGTGGTGTTATTACCCGTATGACCGAGCAGCAAGCTAACTATATCGGTGTTTCAGTTGAAGGTCCGTTCAAACCTGAAAGTTATAAGTACTAA
- the metK gene encoding methionine adenosyltransferase, with translation MSEYRLFTSESVSEGHPDKIADQISDAVLDALLARDKQARVACETLVKTGIAVIAGEISTSAWVDLEELVRKVITDIGYTSSDVGYDGDTCGVINVIGKQSVDIAQGVDRAKPEDQGAGDQGLMFGYATNETPTFMPAPIYYSHRLVERQAEVRKSGLLPWLRPDAKSQLTFRYDEQGRPCAIDAVVLSTQHNPDVSQKDLRDAVMELIVHNTLPLEWLHKDTKFHINPTGNFVIGGPVGDCGLTGRKIIVDTYGGSARHGGGAFSGKDPSKVDRSAAYAGRYVAKNIVAAGLAKRCEIQVSYAIGVAEPTSVAINTFGTGLVPEDKLVELVRENFDLRPYAISKSLDLLHPMYQLTAAYGHFGRDPFTHTYNWVDSNGQERSESFTAFPWEKTDKADELCSQAGL, from the coding sequence ATGAGTGAATACAGACTGTTTACCTCAGAATCCGTATCTGAGGGACACCCGGATAAAATTGCCGACCAGATTTCCGATGCTGTATTGGATGCTCTACTGGCCCGTGACAAGCAGGCGCGGGTTGCCTGTGAAACCCTGGTGAAAACCGGTATTGCTGTTATTGCCGGCGAGATTTCCACCTCTGCCTGGGTTGATCTGGAAGAGCTGGTGCGCAAAGTTATTACCGATATCGGCTATACCTCTTCCGATGTGGGCTACGACGGAGATACTTGCGGTGTTATCAATGTGATTGGTAAACAATCTGTGGATATCGCACAGGGTGTAGACCGTGCTAAGCCGGAAGATCAGGGTGCTGGGGATCAGGGGTTAATGTTTGGTTATGCGACCAATGAAACCCCCACCTTTATGCCTGCGCCGATCTACTATTCCCACCGTCTGGTTGAGCGTCAGGCTGAAGTGCGTAAATCCGGCCTGCTCCCCTGGTTGCGTCCCGATGCAAAAAGCCAGCTGACCTTCCGTTACGACGAACAAGGTCGCCCCTGTGCGATCGATGCGGTTGTTCTTTCAACTCAGCACAACCCGGATGTCAGCCAAAAAGATCTGCGCGATGCAGTGATGGAGTTGATTGTTCACAACACCTTGCCGCTGGAATGGCTGCATAAAGACACCAAGTTCCATATCAATCCGACGGGCAACTTTGTTATTGGTGGGCCCGTTGGAGACTGCGGTCTCACCGGGCGCAAGATTATCGTTGACACTTACGGTGGCTCTGCTCGCCATGGCGGCGGTGCATTTTCCGGTAAGGACCCCTCCAAGGTTGACCGCTCTGCCGCTTATGCGGGTCGCTATGTGGCTAAGAACATTGTCGCGGCAGGCCTGGCCAAGCGCTGTGAGATTCAGGTTTCCTACGCCATCGGTGTCGCCGAGCCGACTTCCGTAGCAATTAATACTTTTGGAACCGGTTTGGTACCAGAGGATAAGCTGGTAGAGCTGGTACGCGAAAACTTTGACCTGCGCCCTTACGCCATCTCCAAATCCCTCGACCTGCTGCACCCGATGTATCAGTTGACCGCAGCTTACGGTCACTTTGGTCGCGACCCGTTTACCCACACTTACAACTGGGTCGACAGCAACGGTCAGGAACGCAGTGAGAGCTTTACTGCTTTCCCATGGGAGAAAACCGATAAAGCGGATGAGCTTTGCTCCCAAGCCGGCCTCTAA
- a CDS encoding metalloregulator ArsR/SmtB family transcription factor: protein MSENEPAPELSPAEAIPQLALTLKAAGDPLRLEILRLLSQDSYSVLELCRIFDLRQPALSHHLKVLAQAGLVNKHREGNNLFYRRTAATPLLAQLFTNLDHLPLADVRVQAVSRISEERAEASRRFFADYGNRFREQQELIASYDVYGPQVAQLLKPGRHALEVGPGEGEFLQELAQRFATVTALDLSSAMLERAQSFADEQGIKNIEFVCSDTRAAAARPASADTIVVNMVLHHTPDPAQIFHDLHGALKKGGQLLIAELQEHSQDWAREACGDLWLGFAPEQLSDWAATAGLQDGRSIYSALRNGFQIQIREFIKP, encoded by the coding sequence ATGTCTGAAAATGAGCCAGCTCCCGAACTGAGCCCAGCCGAGGCAATTCCTCAGCTGGCCTTGACCCTGAAAGCCGCCGGAGATCCCCTGCGGCTCGAAATATTGCGCCTGCTCAGCCAGGACTCTTACAGTGTTTTAGAGCTGTGCCGAATCTTTGATTTGCGCCAACCTGCCTTGAGTCATCACTTGAAAGTGCTCGCCCAGGCAGGTCTGGTAAACAAGCACCGCGAAGGTAATAACCTTTTCTACCGGCGCACTGCAGCTACTCCACTGCTGGCACAGCTTTTTACAAACCTGGATCATTTGCCTCTGGCCGATGTGCGTGTGCAGGCGGTATCCCGGATTTCTGAAGAGAGAGCGGAAGCATCGCGACGTTTCTTTGCCGATTACGGCAACCGCTTTCGCGAGCAGCAGGAATTGATTGCCAGCTATGACGTATACGGACCACAGGTGGCCCAGCTGCTCAAACCTGGTCGTCATGCCTTGGAAGTTGGTCCTGGAGAAGGTGAATTTCTACAGGAGTTGGCCCAGCGTTTCGCGACAGTGACAGCACTGGATCTGTCTTCTGCAATGTTGGAGCGGGCCCAATCTTTTGCCGATGAACAGGGTATTAAAAATATCGAGTTTGTCTGTAGCGATACTCGCGCAGCTGCAGCGCGGCCGGCCAGTGCCGACACCATCGTGGTGAACATGGTGCTGCACCACACTCCTGACCCGGCACAAATTTTTCACGATTTGCACGGCGCCCTAAAAAAGGGCGGGCAGCTTTTAATCGCAGAATTGCAAGAACACAGCCAGGATTGGGCCAGAGAGGCCTGCGGAGATTTATGGCTGGGTTTTGCTCCAGAGCAGTTGAGTGACTGGGCCGCGACTGCCGGCCTGCAAGATGGGCGCAGTATTTATAGTGCCCTGCGCAACGGCTTTCAGATTCAGATAAGAGAGTTTATTAAGCCCTGA
- the tkt gene encoding transketolase, which yields MSSTPSRTEKANAIRALSMDAVQKAKSGHPGAPMGMADIAEVLWNDYLKHNPANPNWADRDRFVLSNGHGSMLLYSLLHLSGYDLPIEELQNFRQLHSKTPGHPEYGYAPGVETTTGPLGQGITNAVGMAMAEKIMGAQFNRPGYELVDHHTYVFLGDGCLMEGISHEACSLAGTLGLGKLVAFYDDNGISIDGEVEGWFTDDTPKRFESYGWHVIPNVDGHDSAAIKAAIEEARSVTDKPTIICCKTVIGFGSPNKQGREECHGAPLGDEEIALVRETLGWAHGPFEIPEDIYAGWDAKAKGEAQEDEWKDILADYREEFPELAAEFERRMSGELPADFLSKADEYIKACQENAEKIASRKASQNALNAYGPLLPEFLGGSADLAGSNLTIWSGSKGISAEDASGNYIYYGVREFGMSAIMNGIALHGGFVPYGATFLMFMEYARNAVRMAALMKQRVIFVYTHDSIGLGEDGPTHQPVEQLSALRATPNLHTWRPCDATESAVSWKMAIARKEGPSTMVFSRQGLAPQDRDSAQLAQIERGGYVLSDCEGTPEAIIIATGSEVELAMAAQEKLVGKKVRVVSMPCAELFMEQEEAYRESVLPSSVRARVAVEASHKDYWYKFVGFDGAIIGMETFGESAPAGDLMRYFGFTVDNVAEAVEKLLK from the coding sequence ATGTCTTCTACTCCCTCTCGCACTGAAAAGGCCAACGCCATTCGCGCCCTGTCTATGGACGCGGTCCAGAAAGCCAAAAGTGGCCACCCCGGTGCGCCCATGGGTATGGCGGATATCGCCGAGGTGCTGTGGAATGACTACTTAAAGCACAACCCAGCCAACCCCAACTGGGCCGATCGCGACCGCTTTGTACTGTCCAACGGTCACGGCTCCATGCTGCTTTATTCCCTGCTGCACCTGTCCGGCTATGACCTGCCGATAGAAGAGCTGCAGAACTTCCGCCAACTGCATTCCAAAACTCCGGGCCATCCCGAATACGGTTATGCCCCTGGTGTAGAGACCACCACCGGCCCACTGGGCCAGGGCATCACCAACGCTGTTGGTATGGCAATGGCAGAAAAGATAATGGGTGCCCAGTTCAATCGCCCTGGCTACGAGCTGGTAGACCATCACACCTATGTATTCCTGGGCGATGGCTGCCTGATGGAAGGTATCTCCCACGAAGCCTGCTCCCTGGCCGGTACCCTGGGCCTGGGCAAGCTGGTCGCCTTCTATGACGACAACGGCATCTCCATCGATGGTGAAGTGGAAGGCTGGTTCACCGACGACACTCCCAAGCGCTTTGAATCCTACGGCTGGCACGTAATTCCCAATGTGGATGGCCACGATTCCGCCGCTATCAAAGCCGCTATTGAAGAAGCTCGCTCTGTTACCGATAAGCCCACCATTATCTGCTGCAAAACCGTGATCGGCTTCGGCTCCCCGAACAAACAGGGGCGCGAAGAGTGTCACGGTGCACCGCTGGGTGACGAAGAGATCGCCCTGGTTCGCGAAACCCTCGGTTGGGCCCACGGCCCATTTGAAATCCCCGAAGATATCTACGCTGGCTGGGATGCCAAAGCCAAAGGTGAAGCCCAGGAAGACGAATGGAAAGATATCCTCGCCGATTACCGCGAAGAATTCCCGGAGCTGGCAGCTGAATTTGAGCGCCGTATGAGCGGTGAACTGCCCGCAGACTTCCTCAGCAAAGCAGATGAGTACATCAAAGCCTGCCAGGAAAATGCAGAGAAGATCGCCTCCCGCAAAGCCAGCCAAAACGCACTGAACGCCTACGGCCCGCTGCTGCCCGAATTCCTCGGCGGCTCTGCCGACCTGGCCGGCTCCAACCTCACTATCTGGTCAGGCTCCAAAGGCATCAGCGCCGAAGATGCCTCCGGCAACTACATCTATTACGGTGTGCGCGAATTCGGTATGAGCGCCATTATGAATGGTATCGCTCTGCACGGTGGTTTCGTGCCCTACGGTGCTACCTTCCTGATGTTTATGGAATACGCCCGCAACGCTGTGCGCATGGCCGCACTGATGAAGCAGCGCGTGATCTTTGTCTACACTCACGACTCTATTGGCCTGGGCGAAGACGGCCCAACTCACCAGCCGGTGGAACAGCTCAGCGCCTTACGCGCCACTCCGAACCTGCACACATGGCGCCCCTGTGACGCCACTGAATCCGCAGTGAGCTGGAAGATGGCTATAGCGCGCAAAGAAGGCCCCAGCACCATGGTCTTTAGCCGTCAGGGCCTGGCTCCTCAAGATCGCGACAGCGCACAGCTGGCTCAGATTGAGCGCGGTGGATACGTACTATCCGACTGCGAAGGTACTCCTGAAGCCATTATTATTGCCACTGGCTCCGAGGTAGAGCTGGCGATGGCAGCCCAGGAAAAACTGGTTGGCAAGAAAGTTCGCGTTGTTTCCATGCCCTGTGCCGAGTTGTTTATGGAGCAGGAAGAAGCTTATCGCGAGTCCGTACTGCCTTCTTCTGTACGTGCACGAGTAGCGGTAGAAGCGAGCCACAAAGACTACTGGTATAAGTTTGTCGGTTTCGATGGCGCTATTATCGGTATGGAAACCTTTGGCGAATCTGCCCCTGCCGGCGACTTGATGCGCTACTTTGGTTTCACTGTGGACAATGTGGCTGAAGCGGTAGAAAAACTGCTGAAGTAA
- a CDS encoding type I glyceraldehyde-3-phosphate dehydrogenase produces MTTRIAINGYGRIGRSVLRALYESGARDSLQIVAINELADCDTIAHLTKYDSVHGRFSGEVSVHKDVLVVNGDSIAVTHCERLEDLDWRRDQVDIVLECTGSFKQRQGAELHLAAGAKKVLFSQPASRDVDATVVYGVNDHILTGKERIISAASCTTNCSVPVIAALDKAFGIEAGVITTIHSAMNDQPVSDAYHHTDLRKTRSAITSVIPVDTALARGIERILPHLFGKFEAQALRVPTVNVSAIDLSVSLSKAVSQEEVNFVLKTASEKEFNGVLGFTREPLASCDFNHDPRSGVIDAGQTRVAGDRLAKILIWFDNEWGFANRMLDVARLLSH; encoded by the coding sequence ATGACCACTAGAATTGCCATCAATGGCTACGGCCGTATCGGCCGCTCCGTTTTACGCGCACTCTATGAGTCTGGCGCCCGCGATAGCTTACAAATAGTCGCCATCAATGAACTGGCTGACTGCGACACCATTGCACACCTGACAAAGTATGATTCTGTCCACGGCCGCTTCTCAGGCGAAGTTTCCGTGCATAAAGATGTCCTTGTGGTTAACGGAGATTCTATTGCCGTAACTCATTGCGAGCGGTTAGAAGATCTGGATTGGCGACGGGATCAGGTAGATATCGTACTGGAATGCACCGGCAGCTTTAAGCAACGGCAGGGCGCTGAGTTACACCTTGCCGCAGGAGCCAAGAAAGTATTATTTTCCCAACCCGCCAGCCGCGATGTGGATGCCACCGTCGTGTATGGGGTAAACGACCATATTTTAACGGGCAAGGAGCGTATTATTTCGGCAGCCTCCTGTACCACTAATTGCAGTGTGCCAGTTATCGCCGCCCTGGATAAAGCCTTCGGTATTGAAGCTGGAGTCATTACCACCATCCATTCAGCAATGAACGATCAACCGGTAAGTGATGCCTATCATCATACTGATTTAAGAAAAACACGTTCAGCAATAACCTCTGTTATCCCGGTTGATACTGCTTTAGCACGAGGTATTGAGAGAATACTTCCCCACCTGTTTGGAAAGTTTGAAGCACAAGCCCTTCGTGTACCCACCGTCAATGTTTCCGCTATTGATTTATCCGTCTCCCTAAGCAAAGCGGTAAGCCAGGAAGAAGTTAACTTCGTACTTAAAACTGCTTCCGAAAAGGAATTTAACGGTGTGCTTGGCTTTACCCGAGAACCTCTCGCATCCTGTGACTTTAATCACGACCCCCGTTCCGGCGTCATTGATGCAGGCCAAACTCGTGTAGCGGGTGATCGATTAGCCAAGATTTTGATTTGGTTTGATAATGAGTGGGGATTTGCCAATAGGATGTTGGATGTGGCGAGACTGCTTTCTCACTAA
- a CDS encoding aminopeptidase: MYISISDLRFLARPRIWLLAIVLLVLYGCETAGYYFQAATGQFRILSSRQPIEELIQNGNASDQLQKQLQLVQEIRAYAAEELKLPVGEAYSSYVQLEDDYPIWNVLAAPEFSLSPKRWCYPIAGCASYRGYFRKSAAIAKANSLRNQGYDVYLGAVPAYSTLGWFNDPVLSSFVNWTPERLAGLLFHELAHRRVYVAGDTRFNESFATAVSEIALPDWLRSQGLSSSAEETKAQALAVRQLMTATRKELQPVYQSNLPDEEKRQQKEEVLSRLRRCYWRMAAEWSYPARYQAYIEKTNNATLALAAEYESLVPAFRQLYLDSNGWEDFYNAAERLGELNKEDREQSLLRLATEYRQENNNPEKEINFDVEVCMQDDILR; this comes from the coding sequence GTGTATATCAGTATCTCTGACCTCAGGTTTTTGGCGCGCCCCCGGATTTGGCTGCTCGCGATCGTATTGTTGGTTCTCTATGGTTGTGAGACTGCGGGCTACTACTTTCAAGCGGCAACCGGTCAATTCCGTATACTTTCCTCTCGCCAGCCAATTGAGGAGCTGATCCAGAATGGCAATGCCAGCGACCAGTTGCAAAAGCAGTTACAGCTTGTCCAGGAAATACGCGCTTATGCAGCAGAGGAGTTAAAGTTGCCAGTGGGAGAAGCTTACAGCTCCTATGTTCAGCTTGAGGATGATTATCCGATATGGAATGTCTTGGCTGCGCCAGAATTTTCCCTCAGTCCAAAACGCTGGTGCTATCCCATAGCCGGTTGTGCCAGTTACAGGGGTTACTTCCGAAAATCAGCGGCCATTGCCAAGGCCAATAGCCTGCGCAATCAGGGTTATGATGTCTATCTGGGGGCGGTACCTGCCTATAGCACCTTGGGTTGGTTTAATGACCCTGTACTATCAAGTTTTGTGAATTGGACACCGGAGAGATTGGCCGGGCTTTTATTCCATGAATTGGCACATAGAAGAGTCTATGTAGCGGGTGACACACGTTTCAATGAAAGTTTTGCTACAGCGGTTTCTGAAATTGCCTTGCCAGATTGGCTTCGTAGCCAGGGGCTCTCGAGTTCAGCTGAGGAAACCAAAGCACAAGCATTAGCTGTACGACAATTAATGACGGCGACACGCAAGGAGCTTCAGCCAGTTTATCAGTCCAATTTACCGGACGAAGAAAAGCGCCAACAGAAAGAAGAAGTTCTAAGCCGGTTAAGACGTTGTTATTGGCGTATGGCAGCAGAGTGGTCTTACCCGGCACGCTACCAGGCTTATATAGAGAAAACTAATAATGCTACTTTGGCACTAGCTGCTGAGTATGAATCTTTGGTTCCTGCTTTTCGCCAACTTTATCTTGATAGTAATGGTTGGGAGGATTTTTATAATGCAGCTGAGAGATTGGGTGAACTTAACAAGGAAGATAGAGAGCAGAGTTTGTTGAGGCTGGCTACTGAATATAGGCAGGAAAATAATAATCCCGAAAAAGAAATTAATTTTGATGTCGAAGTCTGTATGCAGGATGATATATTAAGATGA
- a CDS encoding DUF3149 domain-containing protein encodes MDALIDLFTSFSGLLSLAVIAFIFLMAAFFVRLVRNNVEKAVAEQDRIAAQATGTDK; translated from the coding sequence ATGGATGCTTTAATTGACCTGTTCACTAGCTTTTCTGGCCTTCTCAGCTTGGCCGTAATTGCCTTTATATTCCTGATGGCAGCGTTTTTCGTTCGCCTGGTTCGCAACAATGTTGAAAAAGCCGTTGCAGAACAGGATCGTATTGCCGCTCAGGCAACCGGTACCGATAAATAA
- the tatC gene encoding twin-arginine translocase subunit TatC, which produces MSDQSQDKHQPFIDHLIELRDRLLRIVLVVVVIFACLMPFASEIYNFIADPLQERLAGDAGMIATEVTSTFITPFKTTFIVSFFIAIPYVLYQAWAFIAPGLYKNEKRIAIPLLVSSVALFYIGIAFAYYVIFPVLFDFFVGSAHADIKVMPDMRSYLDLVLKLFFAFGFAFEIPIATVLLIWSGVVDAKTLASKRPYVIVGCFLVGMLLTPPDVISQSLLALPMWLLFEIGIIFGRWMKSTPKDKPAT; this is translated from the coding sequence ATGAGCGATCAGTCCCAAGATAAACATCAGCCTTTTATCGACCACCTGATCGAACTGCGCGATCGTCTATTGCGAATTGTTTTGGTTGTTGTAGTTATTTTTGCCTGCCTGATGCCGTTTGCCTCTGAAATTTATAATTTTATTGCCGATCCACTACAGGAGCGTTTAGCCGGTGATGCAGGGATGATTGCTACAGAGGTAACATCCACTTTTATTACCCCGTTTAAGACGACTTTTATCGTTTCATTTTTTATCGCAATTCCGTATGTGCTCTATCAAGCCTGGGCATTTATTGCCCCTGGGTTGTATAAAAATGAAAAACGCATAGCAATTCCATTGCTAGTAAGTAGTGTTGCACTTTTCTATATCGGCATTGCATTTGCCTATTATGTTATTTTTCCGGTCTTGTTTGATTTCTTTGTAGGCTCTGCTCATGCGGATATCAAGGTTATGCCGGATATGCGCAGTTACCTGGATCTTGTACTGAAGTTGTTCTTTGCATTTGGTTTTGCTTTTGAAATCCCCATTGCGACAGTCTTACTGATCTGGAGTGGGGTGGTGGATGCCAAGACTCTGGCAAGTAAGCGCCCCTATGTGATCGTAGGGTGCTTTTTGGTCGGCATGTTGCTGACACCGCCGGATGTGATTTCCCAATCTCTATTAGCTCTACCTATGTGGTTATTGTTCGAGATCGGTATCATATTTGGGCGCTGGATGAAATCTACACCCAAAGATAAGCCCGCTACCTGA